Proteins encoded together in one Cicer arietinum cultivar CDC Frontier isolate Library 1 chromosome 4, Cicar.CDCFrontier_v2.0, whole genome shotgun sequence window:
- the LOC101512718 gene encoding probable inactive purple acid phosphatase 16, producing MTIDKGVSVNSLFSKFLSYLHTYHNNAVIIISKSLLLSLFRFNFHTMETSRNPWIMFLPILFISLFYTTGSLSQTSSAIRLKLARAGLKREVRMRAGKAFKIAVFADLHFGEDAWTNWGPLQDVNSIKVMNTVLDYETPDFVIYLGDVITANNIMIGNSSLYWDEATSPARNRGIPWASVFGNHDDAPFQWPLEWFSAPGIPPIHCPQTTTSYSYSGEEECSFRGTGRLELMKNEIKHNASFSSYGPRNLWPSVSNYVVQVSSSDDPQSPVAFLYFLDSGGGSYPEVISSGQAAWFLQKSEEINANSRVPEIIFWHIPSKAYKVVAPKFGIHKPCVGSINKEKVAAQEAETGIMDLLVKRTSVKAIFVGHNHGLDWCCPYKKLWLCYARHTGYGGYGDWPRGARILEITHKPFSLRSWIRMENGNVHSEIVLS from the exons ATGACGATTGACAAGGGTGTTTCTGTCAATTCGCTGTTCTCCAAATTCTTATCTTACCTGCATACATACCATAATAATGCCGTCATAATAATATCGAAGTCTCTTTTGTTGAGTCTGTTCCGTTTCAATTTTCATACAATGGAAACTTCTAGAAACCCATGGATAATGTTTTTACCCATACTGTTTATCTCTCTGTTCTACACCACAGGATCGTTATCCCAAACATCGTCAGCCATAAGATTGAAATTGGCACGAGCTGGTTTGAAGAGGGAGGTTAGGATGCGAGCAGGGAAAGCGTTTAAGATTGCAGTATTTGCTGACCTGCATTTTGGAGAAGACGCGTGGACAAACTGGGGCCCACTTCAAGATGTAAACTCCATTAAAGTCATGAATACGGTGCTCGACTATGAAACTCCAG ATTTTGTAATATATCTTGGTGATGTGATTACGGCTAACAATATAATGATTGGAAATTCAAGTTTGTATTGGGATGAAGCAACCTCTCCAGCAAGAAATAGGGGCATACCTTGGGCCAGTGTATTCGGAAATCATGATGATGCTCCATTTCAATGGCCATTGGAGTGGTTTTCTGCTCCTGGTATTCCTCCCATTCACTGTCCTCAAACAACTACTTCATATTCATATTCAG GAGAAGAAGAATGTAGCTTCAGAGGAACAGGACGATTGGAGCTGATGAAAAATGAGATCAAGCACAATGCATCATTTTCTAGCTATGGTCCAAGAAACCTTTGGCCTAGTGTATCAAATTATGTCGTTCAAGTTTCCTCGTCGGATGATCCGCAATCACCGGTGGCTTTCCTCTACTTCCTAGATTCCGGTGGAGGTTCCTATCCAGAAGTCATATCTAGTGGCCAGGCAGCATGGTTTCTGCAGAAATCTGAGGAAATTAATGCTAACTCTAG GGTTCCTGAGATAATTTTCTGGCATATACCAAGTAAGGCCTATAAGGTTGTGGCTCCTAAGTTTGGGATACATAAGCCTTGTGTTGGTTCAATCAACAAGGAAAAAGTTGCTGCTCAAGAAGCTGAAACCGGTATCATGGACCTTCTTGTTAAAAGAACTTCTGTTAAG GCAATATTTGTTGGACACAATCATGGATTGGACTGGTGCTGCCCATACAAGAAACTATGGTTATGCTATGCCAGGCACACCGGCTATGGCGGCTATGGTGATTGGCCTAGAGGAGCTCGAATTTTAGAGATCACTCACAAGCCCTTTTCTCTACGATCTTGGATAAGGATGGAGAATGGTAATGTGCATAGTGAAATTGTCTTGAGCTGA